DNA from Bacteroidota bacterium:
ATTTCCTGGATAAAGAAACAACAAAAACACCTGGAGAAATTTCCTCATGCCTGATAATTTTTACATCAAGCAATTTGTTTGAATTACGAGGAAATGATTGTGCGACCATGCACAAAGGTAATTAAAAGGACAATGAATGTCATAGAATGGAAAGCCCGACCTGTCCTATAAAAGTTAGCACAACACTCCATACAACTACACCTGTGAGAACCCATGCAAGTAGTTTGGTATGGTTTTTTACAACTGCCAGTCCAAGTGCCATAGTCAATCCCGGCCCCATAACAAGTGTTGAAAACAGGCCTAAACCAGGAATCCCATATCGCTCCACAAATCCTGAAACACGGGATTCGCGTTTGTTAAGATTCTTATTACTCATCCATTTGTTAAGAAATATCCTTATTTTGCTTCCGATGAAATAAACCGCAATAACCCCGGCCGACCCTCCAATGATTGTCATAAGACAAACCAGGTAAGGGTTAACATCCAGCAGAAATCCTACGGGAACTGATTTCCAGATACCGAGGACAGCAAGAAACACAAGTAATATCAAACTTCCAAACATATTGGAGATATAAATAATTCAATTTTCTGTAAAAGCCTGGTAAAAAAGGCCAATGTCACAATTCGGGTCATAAACAAAAAGTTCCTGGGAAAAGTTTTTACGGCTTTTTAACTTTCTTCTTTTGGGTGGATGAACGTGACAACAATATTAATATTTTTGATAAGCGGATCAAAATTTTAAGCGTCCGTAATGATACGTAAATAGTATTGTGAATATCCGAAACTCAAATCAGAAAAACCAACATTATGAGCAAATCCATTATTAGCCTCACAATGACCATGATTATGATGGTCTCCCTCCCGGCGATTCACGCTCAGGATACACTGGAAGTTATTAATACAACACCTTCACACAATATTCAGGACCCTGGGCACCCGATCATCGTTCTTCGAAGTGCCGGCCAGAAATACCAAATCGGTATCGGTGGATTTGCCCGTCTGGTAGGTATATACGACTTAAATGGCCTGCAGGATGTAGATGATTTTATTACTTACCAGATACCCGTTGGAGAAAAAAACAAAAAGGACCGTATGTATCTGAGTGCAAGCCAATCAAGATTGTTCACAGAATTTATGGGCAATACCAAAAACGGACCGATCCGTGTTTATATTGAAGCTGATTTCGACGGTAATGGCAATGCATTCCGGCTTCGGCATGCTTACGGGGAATATTGGGGATTTTTGTTTGGTCAGACATGGACTACTTTTATGGACATAGACGCTTCACCAAATACCATCGATTTTGAAGGTCCTAACAGTCAGGTATCACTCAGGAATCCGATGATCCGGTACGGAAAGAAAATTGGAAAACATTTTTCATTTGCTGTGTCTGCTGAAACGCCCATGGCGTCCATTACTGTGGCTCCTGGTATTGAAAGTGTACCTCAGTATTTTCCTGATCTGGCCGGAAAAATAAGGATTGATGGAGAATGGGGACATCTTCAGTTTGCCGCCATCCTGAGACATATTGCCTATGAGGATTCGTTGAGTGGAAAGACAAGGCGCACACGGAGCTGGGGAAGATCCATTACCGGACTTATCAATGTAACCCAAAATGACATAATAATGTTCCAGGTTGTTTATGGAGAAGGAATCGCTCGTTATATCCAGGATATTTCCGGTTGTGGAATGGATCTGGTTCCGGCAAAAGGTGATTCTACGCTGAAACCCCTTCCCGTTTGGGGATTTTATGGATCAGTTCAACACAATTGGACTCCCACTATAAATTCATCTATTATCTATGGTTATACCCAGGCGGCAAAATTCGGCATTCAACCAGATGACTACTATAAGATCGGACAATACATTGCAGCGAATTTTTTCTGGGATATATTACCCGTATTTACCGTGGGTATTGAATACCTTTGGGGGCAACGTATTAATCAGAACGGAGCTAAAGGAACAGCCAACCGAATCGACTTTATGGCTCAATTCACTTTTTAAAAATAGTCGCCAAGGCCTTCTTTCAGATGCTCATATTCCAGGATATAATACCACGGTTCGTTCTTGAGTTGGCGCGGATGAAGACTGTTGAGGTATGATATTCTTTCCTGAAGTCGATTGGTGAGTTGGCTTTCTCCATTTTTAAGAAACAATTCTTTGAAATAACCCCATTGAAGGCTATCCATTTTCAGTGCCTCAGTCATTACACTTCTTTCGATGAATACTGATTTTGAAGGATTCAAAAGGATTTCACGGCTAGGGAATCGATGAGTATTTTCCTGACGTATGGCTGAAGCAAAATATCTCACGCTGATTTCAACATTTTCAGTGTCTATTAAATGGGCAATGTCGGCATTGAAATACAATGCATTTTTCATAGCATCCATTTTCCAGGAAGATAATCCTAATTCAGCGGTTGTAAGCGTATTTGCGAGGCTGCTGATATACTCCGGGCTTCCTGTTACAGATAACTGACGAATAAAACCTGCTCCGGTTATGGTTTCATAACCCTCACAAACATATGCAGCATGCCTCCGGCGAGCCGCAAAACGCTGGTATCTGTCCTTGTATACAAATGAGCAATAATTCACCGGTATGTTCGTGGCATTTTCCCTGGCAAATCTGATCAGTTTCAAAGCAGTCATTTCCGATTCAAGAACTGTAGCCCTTTTACCGTGTATGAACGTATAATCTCTTTTAAGCAGATTACGGATGTTATGTGGTGTGGCCCTGAGTTGATGCAGATTAAGATATTTCACACCTATTTCCTGCATATTCCAAATTATTGTTTTCATTCGAGTGAAATCTTCAGGAATAGCCGGTATTTCAACAGTAACAACCGGAATGATTTTTACAGCCATCTCAACCTTACTAAGATCATAGTCTATAGCTCCTATATCGAAACGGATCTCTTCCAGACCGGCATCGCGAAGTGAGCGCAAGATCTCAGGATTAACCAGTTTGCCATTTGTGTAAAGCCATGTGTGGATGTTCGTTCCGGAGCTACTTTTAACCGCTTCAATATAATTCATAGCAGCTTTGGGCGACAATAGCGGTTCACCACCGCTTATGCTAATACCGCGAAAACCAAAGATTCTAATATAATCGGAATAATCTTTTTCTGATGAAAACCGAACTGTATTGGTTGTGGGAATGCCTATGTCATCCTGGGGTGTTGGGCAGTAAAAACAATGTGAATTGCATATCCCATTGATAAAAAGGCACGACCAGGTGCCTTCGCCACATATCCTGCATCCTGGGGAAAGACTCTCAGTATCTAGTTTGGTGCCGGAATATCCTGTTAAGGCACCTGAAGATTCCAGTTCCTTCAGCAGGAAATGCCTTTCTTTTAGACTATTATCTGCTTCGTCAGGCCCCAGCCATCGCATTGATGAATAATTTTCTCTGAACTCATTGCGATTGAGTTCTACCAGGTTTTGATGTTCGTATTCGTATCGGTTCATATAATCAGGAAAGAGCAAACTTAGTGATTCTAAGTATCCGTATTTCTTCCGGTCTTATAATCATTGTTGGCAGTATCTATTCTTTTAAGTATTTCAATTCCTCTGGCCTGGTATCCTGCGCTGCCACTATCGAAATACAATAATATCGACTCTCTCAGTTCATCCGTAAGTTCAGGAACTAAAAGTGTGATCTCATAAAGCAAAGTCATGGCATAGGCCCTGACAGCAACAGGTTCACCAATATCATGAAGCCTTCCGAAACAATAATCCACCAGCAATCCCAGTAAATCTTCCTCATAGTCGACAGGATAATTGAGGAGGGTTTTAAGAAAATTTCTTTTTACGGATTCGTCTGTTAATCCGGGCAGCCTTCGAATTATGTCGTGTAAATAGGATTTAACCCTATCAGGATCTCTCACGCTGCAAATTTCAATCACTCTCGAAGCCCTCATGGGAATCTTTCCCTTTGACGAATAGCAAGCGTTATAAATTTCTTCAAAAAAAACCGGGTTATCCAGCACCAAACCAGCGACACTTTCAGCCGTCGCGCGTCCTGAATCCGGCAATAATACTGATAAATCCATGCTCATTTACTACGGCTTATATTGCATACCCGGAGCATCATCCGGGCGTTTTTATCCTGGTTTATTGAAAGAAAATGAAATCATAGTTCTGCAAATTTATTAAAAACTCTCTTCGGCCTGGCTGCGCTTGCCTTGCCTTGCCTCCCCTCCCCTCGACTTCGCTCCCCTCGGCTTCGCTCCCCTCGACTTCGCTCCCCTCGGCTTCGCTCCCCTCGACTTCGCTCGGGGCAGGCTTTCTTCATTATTCATTGTTCATTATTCATTGTTCATTATTCATTACTTTCGCTCCATGCTTTTTCTTGCCCCCATACAAGGTTTTACAGAACACAGGTTCAGGAATGCTTTTCACCGGCATTTCGGTGGTATAGACCTGGCCATTGCACCTTTTGTTACATTGGTCAAAGGGAAACGTGTTCACCCCAATCATTTCCGGGATCTTTTACCGGAGAATAACATAGGGATGAACGTGATCCCACAGGTAATAGGAAATGATCCTGAACTTTTCATTATGATGGCAAGGGATCTTTCTGACCTGGGCTATAAAAGTATCAACTGGAACCTTGGCTGTCCGAAAGAGCAGGTTGCCCGTAAACAAAGGGGATCAGGACTTCTCCCCCATCCTGAAAAGATCGATGCCATCCTGGAAAAGATTATTCCTGCAATTCCCGTGACTCTGTCGGTAAAAACACGCCTCGGTTATTCAAATCCGGATGAAATTGACAGATTGATCCCGGTTTTTAACAGGTATCCTCTTGATTATGTTGTAATTCATCCCCGAACAGGCATACAAATGTACGAAGGCGACCTGCATCTGCACAAAATGGGATCATGTTTGCAATCAATACGTCATCCGTTAATTTACAGCGGAGATATTTACTCAAAAGTTGATTATTTACATCGTAAAAAGGAGTATAGGGAAATCTCCGATTGGATGCTGGGCCGGGGATTGCTTGCCAATTTATTCCTGGCTGAAGAAATAGCTGGAATACCAACAGGAACGGAGACGGAAAAGAAAGGTCGTTTTAAACGTTTTCATGATGATTTATTTCGATCGATGGAAAGCAGCGGGGCTAGAGAAAGGCATTTTACCAATAAAATAAAGGAATACTGGAAGTTTTTCAGCAGGATGTTTGAAAATCCGTCTGACATGTTTGACCGTCTGAAAGTTATGCAAACAAAAAAAAACCTCTATCAGCAAATCTCCCTGCTGATAGAGGAATGCATCATGAAATGATTAGAATTCCATTTAATTATTGTTGAAGGAAATCTCGTCGACCGGGACAATCTGTCCTTTAACGATCCTGAATACCATCCATGTGTTTCCTTCTTCCTTGGGGGTAATCTGATAAGTATTAAGCAATTGCCCGTCACCGAAAATCCTGACCCTTGCCTTGGATTTGGAAAGGTTTTTGGATCCTGATTTATCCTGGTTGGTATAATCAAACACCCAGAAAATATACTCGTTCTGATCATCGAGGTTTTCGACGGTAATCGTTTCGGGACCAAAGCCATCGCGATCGTCGCGGTCGAGCCTGACTTTGCCATCGTTAGCAGAAAGCATGCGGCGATAGCTGATATGGTAATCACCGGGTTTTTCCAGATGGGCATCCAGATCGTCGGGCTTTTTATCCCATTCCAGGATAAAACGATAGGTGCCCAGATCAATCATAGGTGATTGCGTAAAACGATAATAGAAAATCGTACCTCCGATGATCTCAAAAACATCATTGGTGGTGATAAATCCTTCCTTACTGAATTGAAAGGGAAATCTCCCATCTTTCCCGGGATTGGGAAACCGCACTTTGCCTTCCATGTCGGTCTTAAATTCGCCCATATCCTGGATCAAAATATCGGCATCCACTATAGGTTCGCCATCCAGAGCATTATAAAACCTTAGGGTTAGGATGCCTTCCTGCTCGGCTTCAACGTCATCCAGTTGTTCCCTCATTCTTTCGATCTGACTGTTGGCTGTATAGGCCAATGCCAGTAAAACAAATAACAGGCAAGATAATCTTTTCATGGTATTGGTTTTTGTGGGATTAATACTATATCATTATAAATCAATTCTAAACGCTGTCAAAGGGTTTAAATTTTTCCTGCATAAATATAAGAAAATAAATTGCAGAATTGTAATTTGTATTTTCGATATTTGGCAAACAAAGCTATTTTTGTACCAAAACCCTGAATCATGAAAAATGCCCTCATTTCTTCAGTTCTGATCATTTTATTATTTTCGTGCGGACCTTCAACAAAAATAACCGGTTCGTGGAATTATGAGTCAGAGCCTGTCCATTTCAAACAAATAGCCATCATTGGAATAGGTAAGAATCCGGACGTAAGGAAAACGGTGGAAGAGACTTTTGAGGACATGCTCACAGCCAAAGGCTTTAATGCTATCGGGGGACTTGAATTCCTGCCTCCGAATGCATCTACAGAGACTCTCACCAAGGAAGTTCTGATTGAATTTCTGAAATTAAATAAAATTGATGGGGTTATCTCAATTAGTTTATTGAAAAAGGAAGACGACCGCAGATATGTTCAGGGTGTATATTATTATGTCCCTCAATATGATGTTCCTTTGACCGACTATTACGGCCAGATGTCGAATTATGTATATGCTCCAGGATATTATGCGGGATCCGAACATTATTTCCTCGAATGCAGTTTATTTAATTTCCCGGAAGGAAAAATGCTTTGGTCGGCCCAAACTCTCACCAGTCCGTTCGGTTCGCTTCAGACAACTATTGACGAATATGCAAAGGTAGTGGTGAACGATCTGATAAAGAGCGGTATACTGCTAAAATAGGCCGGTTCAGCAGAAATCTGCTTTAATTTAATGCTCTCAACGGAATATTTCCTGAATTAAAAAACATTATTTGGGATAGATTGTTTGAATATAGATAGTTATGGTTTTATTCTTTCCCAGCGTAGATAATAAACCGATTGGCTTAAAAGACTATTTACCAAACATTGATCATAATATCCAAAAATCATGAAAAAATGGCAAAAAATAATCCTGGTACTATTCCTGGCCGGAGTGCTGGGCGGGTTATACGGGTACTTTTTCGTTTATAACAAACCTCACCCTGATTATGCAGATCTGAAGGCCGAACATATTTTACCGGCTGCCGAGCTCTTCGATGCTTACAGAACCGATAAGTCTTCCGCAGATGCATTGTATACCGGAAAAATGGTGGAGATCAACGGAACGTTGAACCGATTGGAACAAATTGATTCCTTAAGGATTGTTGTATTTGTTTTCGACCAGGGAATGTTCGGAGAAGAAGGAATACGATGTACCCTGCTTCCGGAGTATGTCTCCGATGCAAACAGTTTGGCCCCCGGTGATTTAACTACCATAAAGGGCCTTTGCACCGGTTATAATGAAACCGATGTAATCCTTGAAAAAAGTGTGGTAGTAAAATAGTAATGACTTGAAAAAGAAATGGCTGATAAGAGGTTACAAGCTGCAGGTTACAGGTTCCAGGTTGCAGGCAGCAACTTGAAACTTGAAACTTGTATCCTGAAACCTGAAATTGTTTTTTTCCACTACTCATAAATTTAAAACATTAACAACCATGAAAAACACAGCAATCATATTAATACTAATGGCAATATTTTCTGCCGGTAGTTTACAGGCACAGAAATATATTACAAAGAACAGCAAAATCAGTTTTTTTTCTGATGCCCCTATGGAGAAGATAGAAGCACACAACAACCAGGTCAATGCCGCTTTGGATATTGCGACCGGCGACCTTGTATTTAAGGTGCTCATGAAGTCTTTTGAGTTTGAAAAAGCCCTGATGCAGGAGCATTTCAACGAAAACTATGTAGAATCAGATAAATTTCCAAATGCAACCTTTGCAGGTAAGATCATAAACATTGCTGATCTTTCCCTGCCTGAAGACGGCACTTATGAGGCCATCATCCATGGGAAACTTACTATACATGGTGTTACAAAAGACATCCAGGAATCGGGTGAGTTAAAAGTATCCGGAGGAAAGATATCCGGAAAAACAAAATTCAGCATACTTCTGGCTGATTATGATGTCAGGATACCGAACACAGTGGTTAATAATATTTCTGAGACGATTGAGATCATGGTTGATATTGATTTGGAAGAGTTGAAGAAGTAAAAAAATGAAAATCCTTCATGCGGGACTCCATCCTACGGGATGGAGTCCCTTTTTTATTTAAACCAAATCTAAATTTCACCCGCTCCGTAACCTTTTCTTTTTACCTATGTACAATTGCGCATATGATGTATATCATATAAAATTACCAAATTACTAACTTAAACATTTCTTAAATGAAAAGAAAAGCCATCATTCTGATGACCGCCGTTTCTCTATTGGCGGGAAGTTCAACGTGGGCGCAACTTGGCGACTACGATGACGAAAATTATTTCTCTCACACAATCAACATTGGTGTTGAGGAAGTTGCACTTCTCGACATCGAACCGGAATTATCCGCAACCCTGACTTTGGGACCTGAGGCTCCGGAAGAGGCGGGTCTCCCGGTTGTGTTCAACTCCACAGCTACCGACAACAGCCTCTGGCTGAACTACTCCTCCATTATTGGTTCTACAACCGAACCCACCCGTAAGGTAACCGTTGCCATTACTACCGGAACCGTGCCTGACGGAATGCTCCTGAAAGTTGCTGCTGCAGCTGATGCCGGTCAAGGTGACGGCACTGTCGGCACTCCCCAGGGAACGCTTACCTTAAGTTCAACCGCCCAGGATCTGGTCACAGGTATTGGTAGTTGTTACACCGGATCACCGCAAAACAACGGCCATAACCTCACTTACACACTGGAGCTAAACTCAGCTTTAGGAAGTTATGCCGAACTGGATTTCGATGCCCAGGTAGCAGTGGAAATAACCTACACACTGACGGATAACTAAGATCAGGCCCATAAGTCGAATCCCATAATTGCTTTGTTGCCAAGGGTTCTCCTTTCCGCATGTTTGTTTAACGCCTTTCATTGCCGGATGAGGAACCCGGAAGCAGGTTGAAAACTTAATATCGATCACCATGAATAATAATACAATGAGTAGTATCGGTCAAAGAATTATCGTTATTCTTTCACTGATCATGGTTTTTTCAGGAAACTCGTTCGCCAATATTATTGTTTTAAACGGATTAACTCAGGAATTCAACGGTTTACCCGGCGAAACCTACAAAGGGATAATCGAAGTGAAAAACTTATCGGAGAGCGAGCACGCTGTTAGAATCTACCAGAAAGATTATTTCTATTCTTTTGATGGCATCACCAGTTATAATGAACCCGGCCAGCAAGACCGTTCTAATGCATCCTGGATAGTATGCAATCCGGTTTATTTGACCGTTCCGGGAGGTGAGGTGGCCATGATAGAATATGAAGTCACCATTCCGGAAGTTGATACCCTTGACGGTTCATACTGGAGCGTGGTAATGGTAGAAGGCATCAAACCTATTGATACATCAAATTACTCCAGGGGTGTGAACATTCAAACCCTGATACGGTATGCTGTGCAGGTTGTGACAAATATCGGGGAAACCGGTATCCGCGATCTGCAATTCATCGGTTTTGAAACCAAAGTAGACAGTGTAAACAACTACCTCTCGGTAGATATTATTAACACCGGAGAAAGATTGCTCAGACCTGAAATCGGTATTGAGTTATACGATGCGACGGGAGAGATTAAAGGAATCCTCAAATCGGAAAAGCGCAAAATTTATCCGGGAACCTCTGTACGTGTCATGCTACCTTTGCCCGAGCTTGAAAAAGAAAGCTATTCGGGAATTTTGATAGCTGACTGCGGAGGCGACTATGCTTTTGGAACCAATCTGGAATTAAACCTTAATGATCAGTAAATGGCATACGGTTATTTTCCTGATAATTTTTTCAAATGCATTGTTTGCGCAAAACGAACCGGTCAGAATTGAGCTGACCACAGTAAATCATTCTTTGAAACCCGGGGCCATTCAAACACTGGTATTCAAGGTATTTAACAATACCAACGATACCATTGAAGCCAGGCCCCGGGTTTTATTACCGGATGGATGGAGAATGGTGCTCGGTAATCAACCGCTGACAATCGCAGGAAAAGGGATCAGGGTGCATCTGATAAATTTCCAGGTGCCGGTGCAGGCACCTGCCGAAATCTATCCTTTTTCCTTTATCCTTTCCGATATCTTCTCCGGTAATGATATTGCCTCTTTCACCTGCAATTTCGAAATCATGGAATCCATACAATTTGAATTTCAACTCGCCGAATCCCCGGCATATATAATTGCGGGAGAAGATATTCATACCTCCATGATGCTAAGAAATACGGGTAATAAAATCCAAACCATCTCCTTGTCTCCCTCCAACTGTTTTGTTAAAGGCAGTAACAACATCACCCTTGCACCGGGAGAATCATCCATAGTCAGGGTAGAAACCCCAACCAATGCCGATCAGGCTTTTGAATCCAGGGTTAGTTTCAGTGTCAGAGCTTTTATCCCGGGATCATTTGAAAAACATTTGTTTCATTATGTAAAACTTATTCCCTCCCGCCAGGCAAAAACGGATATCTACGAACGCTTTCCTGTTAAGTTTGCCAGCCGGTACATGGGGCGTGGACAAAATGGTGAATATACCTATGGTTACCAGGCTGAGGTTTTTGGCAAGGGCTTTATTGACCATAACGACAAGCACCAGCTGGAGTTTCTGGCCAGGGGTCCTAATCAATACGGGGCAACAGCCATGGGAATGTATGATGAATATTTTATCGCATACAGCAATCCTCATGCCTACGTTTTCGTGGGCGATAAAGGTTTCGGACTTACACAACTCACCGAATTTGCCCGTTATGGCCGTGGTGTAGAAGCAAGTGCTACCTACGGCAACTTTAAAATAGGCACCTACCAGATGAAACCACGCTATTTCGGAGAGATTAAACATGAGATGGCAGCTTATGGGAAATATCGATTTCTTGAGAAAAACGAAACGGGCATACATTATGTCATGAAAACTGTTCCCGAAAGCAAGGAAAAAGTTCACCTTGCCAGTATCACCACCAATCTTCAAATAGTAAAAAATACCCTCTTAGAAGCAGAAATTGCCACAGGAAATCATGGAAACAAAAAAGGAATGGGATACAGGGTCTTTATGCAATCATCCATAAACCGGCTGAATATCTCAGCATTTTTTCTGTACAGTAACAAAAATTTCCCAGGATTTTACCAAAATGCACGTTTTTATAATGGTACCATAAATTACAATTTTTCAAGGAGGTTGTCGGCCGGCGTGAGTTTCCGCCAGGATTTCAAAAATGCTCAATTGGATACACTCTTTGGTACAGCGCCGTTTACACAGAGTTATCAGGCCAGGACAAGCATAATGCTCGCAAAAAAGATGTTTTTGCGTCTGGCAGCAGGTAGAACAACCAAGGAAGACAGAATGCCGCTTCATAAATTCCATTATACCCACGATTTCCTGAAAATCAATTATTCGCATAACCTGGAAAAACTGGGATATACACTGTCATGGGAGTACGGTAAGGTCGACAATCTTTTGGAAAAGTCGGGAATAACCGAAAAAAACACCATGAAGGGCTCCGGGAAATTCAGTTACCAGCCCTCCCCTATGCAAAGCTTCGATGTCTTTGCTTCCTGGTCGAACATGGAATCGTTTTTGTTCGGACAGCGTCAGGATTGGACATTCGGTCTTTCCGCCAGGAAACAGTTTACAAAAAACCTGACTACCAGTATACAATACCAAAATAACTTTTCACAGGAAGAATATTACAGGAATCGTAATCTGTTTGAAGTAAACGTTAATTATCGTTTTTTCAGAGATCACAATATTACCGCGATCTGCTCCTATACATTGCAGGAAAAGAAACTGAGCAACCCGGATTATTCCTTCTCTCTGTCCTATTCCTGTAATATTAACGTACCCATCAGGAAAACCGGTGACATAGGATCTTTACGCGGAAATATTGCAAATCTGGGAGTAAAGACCACAGAGGGTATTATCCTCTATCTGAATGGTCAGGCAACTTCCACCGATGAATATGGTAACTTCACCTTTAACAATGTTCCCAAAGGAGAGTATTTTTTATTGCTGGACAAGTCTTCCATTGAAATGAGGGATATACCCAATGTGAATTTTCCTTTACCGGTTGAGATTCTTGCGGACCAGGAGACAGTGCTTGCTTTTGGTATTACCCGCGCTGTTGTAGTAAAAGGAAGGCTTAATCTTGAAATCCAGGAAAGCAAGGTTAAACTTCTGGAAGAAAAAGAAACCAAGCCTGTACAGTTGATTCTGGAAATCCGTAATGGTGAAGAAAGTATAAAGATACTCAATGAAACAGACGGATCTTTTACATTTCCATTTCTGCGCCCCGGTGATTGGACGTTAAAGATTTACCGTAATGGACTGGGACCTGAGTACATCATTGAAAAAACGGAGTTCAGCCTTGATCTGCAACCGGGCGATAACCGGCAGATTGAAATCAATATCAGGAAGAAAGAGAGAAAACTGATAATGAAAAACAATAACATACAGATCTCTACAAAAAAGAAGAACTGACATGATTAAATTCAGAGCTACAATACTATT
Protein-coding regions in this window:
- a CDS encoding radical SAM protein translates to MNRYEYEHQNLVELNRNEFRENYSSMRWLGPDEADNSLKERHFLLKELESSGALTGYSGTKLDTESLSPGCRICGEGTWSCLFINGICNSHCFYCPTPQDDIGIPTTNTVRFSSEKDYSDYIRIFGFRGISISGGEPLLSPKAAMNYIEAVKSSSGTNIHTWLYTNGKLVNPEILRSLRDAGLEEIRFDIGAIDYDLSKVEMAVKIIPVVTVEIPAIPEDFTRMKTIIWNMQEIGVKYLNLHQLRATPHNIRNLLKRDYTFIHGKRATVLESEMTALKLIRFARENATNIPVNYCSFVYKDRYQRFAARRRHAAYVCEGYETITGAGFIRQLSVTGSPEYISSLANTLTTAELGLSSWKMDAMKNALYFNADIAHLIDTENVEISVRYFASAIRQENTHRFPSREILLNPSKSVFIERSVMTEALKMDSLQWGYFKELFLKNGESQLTNRLQERISYLNSLHPRQLKNEPWYYILEYEHLKEGLGDYF
- a CDS encoding small multi-drug export protein — translated: MFGSLILLVFLAVLGIWKSVPVGFLLDVNPYLVCLMTIIGGSAGVIAVYFIGSKIRIFLNKWMSNKNLNKRESRVSGFVERYGIPGLGLFSTLVMGPGLTMALGLAVVKNHTKLLAWVLTGVVVWSVVLTFIGQVGLSIL
- a CDS encoding OB-fold putative lipoprotein, yielding MKKWQKIILVLFLAGVLGGLYGYFFVYNKPHPDYADLKAEHILPAAELFDAYRTDKSSADALYTGKMVEINGTLNRLEQIDSLRIVVFVFDQGMFGEEGIRCTLLPEYVSDANSLAPGDLTTIKGLCTGYNETDVILEKSVVVK
- a CDS encoding YceI family protein → MKNTAIILILMAIFSAGSLQAQKYITKNSKISFFSDAPMEKIEAHNNQVNAALDIATGDLVFKVLMKSFEFEKALMQEHFNENYVESDKFPNATFAGKIINIADLSLPEDGTYEAIIHGKLTIHGVTKDIQESGELKVSGGKISGKTKFSILLADYDVRIPNTVVNNISETIEIMVDIDLEELKK
- a CDS encoding tRNA-dihydrouridine synthase family protein, with protein sequence MLFLAPIQGFTEHRFRNAFHRHFGGIDLAIAPFVTLVKGKRVHPNHFRDLLPENNIGMNVIPQVIGNDPELFIMMARDLSDLGYKSINWNLGCPKEQVARKQRGSGLLPHPEKIDAILEKIIPAIPVTLSVKTRLGYSNPDEIDRLIPVFNRYPLDYVVIHPRTGIQMYEGDLHLHKMGSCLQSIRHPLIYSGDIYSKVDYLHRKKEYREISDWMLGRGLLANLFLAEEIAGIPTGTETEKKGRFKRFHDDLFRSMESSGARERHFTNKIKEYWKFFSRMFENPSDMFDRLKVMQTKKNLYQQISLLIEECIMK
- a CDS encoding porin — its product is MSKSIISLTMTMIMMVSLPAIHAQDTLEVINTTPSHNIQDPGHPIIVLRSAGQKYQIGIGGFARLVGIYDLNGLQDVDDFITYQIPVGEKNKKDRMYLSASQSRLFTEFMGNTKNGPIRVYIEADFDGNGNAFRLRHAYGEYWGFLFGQTWTTFMDIDASPNTIDFEGPNSQVSLRNPMIRYGKKIGKHFSFAVSAETPMASITVAPGIESVPQYFPDLAGKIRIDGEWGHLQFAAILRHIAYEDSLSGKTRRTRSWGRSITGLINVTQNDIIMFQVVYGEGIARYIQDISGCGMDLVPAKGDSTLKPLPVWGFYGSVQHNWTPTINSSIIYGYTQAAKFGIQPDDYYKIGQYIAANFFWDILPVFTVGIEYLWGQRINQNGAKGTANRIDFMAQFTF